From the Billgrantia sulfidoxydans genome, one window contains:
- a CDS encoding histidine kinase: MKLLQRSLVARIVASLLAISTMALISIVVTMAVAGGSRGDAAAINVAGSLRMNTYQIVAALQRYERLPSMEHQAAVHVLKRRFEERLESDELTGAIPVSEAHELRRQYRLVLSRWHNELAPEVNEAVDSRSVNIESLNRTLDGLVSEIDQMVSQLEQNTEAKIRLLSALQILFLGLTAVVVAIALYDIRHNLVAPLRQLMVLAGEAARHNFSVRTRLKGADELALLGRTFDTMAEELGTSYADLEERVKRKTRELERSSQVMQVLHDGSRWLYGGGNDLCASAAPMLRQVETLLEIGPIRLLLNDPHDDRPVPILATHAARRPGYCRDHDCHACLIAPRPMRLSDTEEGDCVLLPVSVGDEMLGTLEIWYPKEQPLSDSVRRLLNALADQLATAVYLQRRIEEEQQVSLMNERTIIARELHDSLAQSLSYLKMQVARLERMQAKDAPREAQAAVFDELRTGLNSAYRQLRELLTTFRLKLEGPGLQTALLQTTEEFAERMGAPVEMHYDVPPHLLNPNEEIHVLQIAREALSNTHKHAQAHWAAVTVNFHHARITLRIEDDGIGLADSDSPPMHYGLVIMRDRAHTLGGELKLSNRATGGTCIEVTFTPQTARLITRQPATDSLLHDQGN, translated from the coding sequence GCGGTGGCCGGCGGCAGCCGCGGCGACGCCGCGGCGATCAACGTCGCCGGCTCGCTGCGCATGAACACCTACCAGATCGTCGCCGCCCTGCAGCGCTACGAGCGCCTTCCCTCGATGGAGCACCAGGCGGCGGTGCACGTGCTCAAGCGCCGCTTCGAGGAGCGCCTGGAGAGCGACGAGCTGACCGGCGCCATTCCCGTCTCCGAGGCTCACGAGCTCAGGCGCCAGTACCGCCTGGTGCTGTCGCGCTGGCACAACGAGCTGGCGCCGGAGGTCAACGAGGCCGTCGACAGCCGCTCGGTGAACATCGAGTCGCTCAATCGTACCCTCGACGGCCTGGTGAGCGAGATCGACCAGATGGTCTCCCAGCTCGAGCAGAACACCGAGGCCAAGATCCGCCTGCTCAGCGCCCTGCAGATCCTGTTCCTGGGGCTCACCGCGGTGGTCGTGGCCATTGCGCTCTACGACATCCGCCACAACCTGGTGGCGCCGCTGCGCCAGCTGATGGTGCTGGCCGGTGAGGCGGCACGCCACAACTTCTCCGTGCGCACCCGGCTCAAGGGCGCCGACGAACTGGCCCTGCTCGGCCGCACCTTCGACACCATGGCCGAGGAGCTCGGCACCAGCTACGCCGACCTCGAGGAGCGGGTCAAGCGCAAGACCCGCGAGCTGGAGCGCAGCAGCCAGGTGATGCAGGTGCTGCACGACGGCAGCCGCTGGCTCTACGGCGGCGGCAACGATCTATGCGCCAGCGCCGCGCCGATGCTGCGCCAGGTCGAGACACTGCTCGAGATCGGGCCCATCCGGCTGCTGCTCAACGACCCCCACGACGACCGCCCGGTGCCGATTCTTGCCACCCACGCCGCGCGACGCCCCGGCTACTGCCGCGACCACGACTGCCACGCCTGCCTGATCGCCCCCCGCCCGATGCGCCTCTCCGATACCGAGGAGGGCGACTGCGTGCTGCTGCCGGTGAGCGTGGGCGACGAGATGCTCGGCACCCTGGAGATCTGGTACCCCAAGGAGCAGCCGCTCTCCGACAGCGTGCGGCGCCTGCTCAACGCCCTGGCCGACCAGCTGGCCACCGCGGTCTACCTGCAACGGCGCATCGAGGAGGAGCAGCAGGTCTCGCTGATGAACGAGCGCACCATCATCGCCCGCGAGCTGCACGATTCGCTGGCCCAGTCGCTCTCCTACCTCAAGATGCAGGTGGCGCGGCTGGAGCGCATGCAGGCCAAGGACGCGCCGCGCGAGGCCCAGGCGGCGGTGTTCGACGAGCTGCGCACCGGGCTCAACAGCGCCTATCGCCAGCTGCGCGAGCTGCTCACCACCTTCCGCCTCAAGCTGGAGGGGCCGGGCCTGCAGACGGCGCTGCTGCAGACCACCGAGGAGTTCGCCGAGCGCATGGGCGCGCCGGTGGAGATGCACTACGACGTGCCGCCCCACCTGCTCAACCCCAACGAGGAGATCCACGTACTGCAGATCGCCCGCGAGGCGCTGAGCAACACGCACAAGCATGCCCAGGCCCACTGGGCCGCGGTGACGGTGAATTTCCATCACGCCCGGATTACCCTGCGCATCGAGGACGACGGCATCGGCCTGGCCGACAGCGACTCGCCACCGATGCACTACGGGCTGGTGATCATGCGCGACCGTGCCCACACCCTGGGCGGTGAGCTGAAGCTCTCCAACCGCGCCACGGGCGGCACCTGCATCGAGGTGACCTTCACCCCGCAGACGGCTCGCCTGATCACTCGCCAGCCGGCGACCGATTCCCTTCTTCACGACCAAGGAAACTGA
- a CDS encoding universal stress protein, whose protein sequence is MKVMIAYDGSRNAKLALAQTVSLFRCNAPTLILVGVAENPGDATDANETLFQQEYEEMKAALKEGAEFAHQEGFEVDWVLAEGDARKMLLQATQKHQPDVLVIARHSSKPDGGIIAQSLSYFVDELDYMTFGKVSSFLARRVECPLLILPSP, encoded by the coding sequence ATGAAAGTCATGATCGCTTACGACGGCTCGCGCAACGCCAAGCTGGCCCTGGCCCAGACCGTCAGCCTGTTTCGCTGCAACGCTCCCACGTTGATCCTGGTCGGCGTGGCCGAGAACCCCGGCGACGCCACCGACGCCAACGAGACGCTGTTCCAGCAGGAGTACGAGGAGATGAAGGCGGCCCTCAAGGAGGGCGCGGAGTTCGCTCATCAGGAGGGCTTCGAGGTCGATTGGGTGCTGGCCGAGGGCGACGCCCGCAAGATGCTGCTGCAGGCCACCCAGAAGCACCAGCCGGACGTCCTGGTCATCGCCCGCCACAGCAGCAAGCCCGACGGCGGCATCATCGCCCAGTCGCTGAGCTACTTCGTCGACGAACTCGACTACATGACCTTCGGCAAGGTCAGCTCCTTCCTCGCCCGACGCGTCGAATGCCCGCTGCTGATCCTGCCCAGCCCGTGA
- a CDS encoding DUF4870 family protein, which produces MTSNSATFPPSAAQADERGTKLAAVIYILFLGSVLAVVTAPVGVLLAHLRRRHVADWVATHLQFQIRTFWLGIVGAAIFLAAWHVLGLVGASAWAPWALGYAFFTACLIWMVGRCGVGIHRLMAGRPIDAPRSLWLGGARVSLHD; this is translated from the coding sequence ATGACCTCGAATTCCGCGACCTTCCCCCCGAGCGCAGCCCAGGCCGACGAGCGCGGCACCAAGCTCGCCGCGGTGATCTACATTCTCTTCCTCGGCAGCGTCCTGGCCGTGGTCACGGCCCCGGTTGGCGTGCTGCTGGCCCATCTGCGCCGGCGCCACGTAGCCGACTGGGTCGCTACCCACCTGCAGTTCCAGATCCGCACCTTTTGGCTGGGCATCGTCGGCGCCGCGATCTTTCTGGCGGCCTGGCATGTGCTGGGCCTGGTCGGCGCCTCCGCCTGGGCGCCCTGGGCGCTGGGCTACGCCTTCTTCACCGCCTGCCTGATCTGGATGGTGGGGCGCTGTGGGGTGGGCATCCATCGGCTGATGGCGGGTCGCCCCATCGACGCCCCGCGCAGCCTGTGGCTCGGCGGCGCCCGCGTGAGCCTGCATGACTGA
- the narL gene encoding two-component system response regulator NarL: MGQSVSETPASILIIDDHPLLRRGVAQLLELEDDLRLVGDTGEPAQGVRLAEELDPDMILLDLNMPGMDGIQTLRALRESGYAGRIVMFTVSDHEEDLVAALRGGADGYLLKDMEPEEMVRQLRQAALGRMVVSESLTALLAEALRNQRSAPATPDIHSLTQREREILRELAAGLSNKLIARKLDITEGTVKVHVKHLLKKLNLRSRVEAAVWAVQEGIDR, encoded by the coding sequence ATGGGCCAGTCAGTCAGCGAGACCCCCGCCAGTATCCTGATCATCGATGACCACCCGCTGCTGCGCCGCGGCGTGGCCCAACTGCTCGAGCTGGAGGACGACCTCCGGCTCGTCGGCGACACCGGCGAGCCGGCACAGGGCGTGCGCCTGGCCGAAGAGCTCGACCCGGACATGATCCTGCTCGACCTCAACATGCCGGGCATGGACGGCATCCAGACCCTCAGGGCGCTACGCGAGTCGGGCTACGCCGGGCGCATCGTGATGTTCACCGTCTCCGACCACGAGGAGGACCTGGTGGCGGCGCTGCGTGGCGGTGCCGACGGCTACCTGCTCAAGGACATGGAGCCCGAGGAGATGGTGCGCCAGCTGCGCCAGGCGGCACTGGGGCGCATGGTGGTGAGCGAGAGCCTCACCGCGCTGCTCGCCGAGGCGCTGCGCAACCAGCGCTCGGCACCGGCCACACCCGACATCCACAGCCTGACCCAGCGCGAGCGCGAGATCCTGCGCGAACTGGCCGCAGGGCTGTCCAACAAGCTGATCGCGCGCAAGCTCGACATCACCGAAGGCACGGTCAAGGTGCACGTCAAGCACCTGCTCAAGAAGCTCAACCTGCGCTCGCGGGTCGAGGCGGCGGTGTGGGCCGTGCAGGAGGGCATCGACCGGTAG
- the fnr gene encoding fumarate/nitrate reduction transcriptional regulator Fnr, which produces MGESGSGSQLIRLHEIRKACSACSLRELCLPVALDRKDTDELDRIVERSRPLRKGEKLCRPGQPFSAIYAVLSGCLKSSLLGHDGESQVIAFHLPGELVALDAIGSGSHPTAIEALETTSVCRIPFSQLEILSRKLPGLQHQLLRVMSKEIFDEHKLLQVVSRRTAEQRLAIMLINLSQRFGRRGLSRTRFRLPMSRLDLGNYLGLAPETTSRTFRRFVDQGLLKVTGKEVELLDLHALHGLTEEAGLPSRHARRC; this is translated from the coding sequence ATGGGGGAAAGCGGCAGCGGTAGCCAACTGATTCGACTTCACGAGATTCGCAAGGCGTGCAGCGCCTGTAGCCTGCGCGAACTCTGCTTGCCGGTCGCCCTGGATCGCAAGGACACCGACGAGTTGGATCGCATCGTCGAGCGCAGCCGCCCCCTGAGGAAGGGAGAGAAGCTGTGCCGTCCGGGCCAGCCCTTCAGCGCCATCTATGCCGTGCTAAGCGGCTGCCTCAAGAGCAGCCTGCTGGGTCACGATGGAGAGAGTCAGGTCATCGCTTTCCACCTGCCTGGCGAGCTGGTCGCGCTGGATGCCATCGGCAGCGGGAGTCATCCCACCGCCATCGAGGCTCTGGAAACCACCAGCGTTTGTCGGATCCCCTTCTCCCAATTGGAGATCCTGTCGCGCAAGCTTCCCGGATTGCAGCATCAACTGCTACGGGTCATGAGCAAGGAGATCTTCGACGAGCACAAGCTGTTGCAGGTGGTGTCGCGACGAACGGCCGAGCAGCGCCTGGCCATCATGCTGATCAACCTGAGTCAGCGCTTCGGTCGACGCGGTCTGTCGCGGACTCGGTTTCGCCTGCCCATGTCCCGTCTCGACCTGGGCAACTACCTCGGGCTCGCTCCGGAGACCACGAGCCGCACGTTCCGGCGCTTCGTCGACCAGGGTCTGCTCAAAGTCACCGGCAAGGAGGTCGAGCTGCTCGACCTCCACGCGCTGCATGGCCTGACGGAGGAAGCCGGCCTTCCCTCCCGCCATGCCAGGCGTTGCTGA
- a CDS encoding MFS transporter → MKVADLFKFRTPEIRALHLTWIAFFITFYVWFNMAPLASSMLKSVDWLTPDDIKLFAICNVALTIPARIIVGMALDRFGPRRVFSVLMVLMSIPALVFAFGNSMTQLLVARLVLSSVGASFVVGIHMTALWFKPKHIGFAEGFYAGWGNFGSAAAAMTLPTIALTWYGGPEGWRWAIAQSAIVMAAYGVFYWFAITDGPDAKAHRKARKAMAMEVSSWADMIKLILWTIPLVGVLGILVWRIQNLGYLSTTGATIAYLVIAAVVLYQVVQILRVNVPILKKGVPEDDKYSFNSVAALNSTYFANFGAELAVVSMLPMFFEQTWGLTAAAAGLIASSFAFVNLVARPMGGLVSDRLGNRRFVMLSYMFGIGIGFVLMGLLNAKWPLVIAIAITIFTSFFVQGAEGATFGIIPSIKRRITGQISGMAGAYGNVGAVVYLTIFTFVTPTQFFFIIATGAFLSWLICLVWLKEPEGAFDEEYYVSSVDRMIEEQELAAARAKPQQG, encoded by the coding sequence ATGAAAGTCGCCGACCTATTCAAGTTTCGCACCCCCGAGATACGGGCGCTGCACCTGACCTGGATCGCGTTCTTCATCACCTTCTACGTCTGGTTCAACATGGCGCCGCTCGCCTCGAGCATGCTCAAGAGCGTCGACTGGCTGACCCCCGATGACATCAAGCTGTTCGCCATCTGCAACGTGGCGCTGACCATACCCGCGCGCATCATCGTCGGCATGGCGCTCGACCGCTTCGGACCGCGCCGGGTGTTCTCGGTGCTCATGGTGCTGATGTCGATTCCCGCCCTGGTGTTCGCCTTCGGCAACTCCATGACCCAGCTGCTCGTCGCCCGCCTGGTGCTGAGCTCCGTGGGGGCGAGCTTCGTGGTGGGTATCCACATGACCGCACTTTGGTTCAAGCCCAAGCACATCGGCTTCGCCGAGGGCTTCTACGCCGGCTGGGGCAACTTCGGCTCCGCCGCCGCCGCCATGACCCTGCCGACCATCGCCCTCACCTGGTACGGCGGCCCCGAGGGCTGGCGCTGGGCCATCGCCCAGAGCGCCATCGTCATGGCCGCCTACGGCGTCTTCTACTGGTTCGCCATCACCGACGGCCCCGACGCCAAGGCACACCGCAAGGCGCGCAAGGCGATGGCCATGGAGGTCAGCAGCTGGGCCGACATGATCAAGCTGATCCTGTGGACCATCCCGCTGGTCGGCGTGCTGGGCATCCTGGTGTGGCGCATCCAGAACCTGGGCTACCTCTCCACCACCGGCGCCACCATCGCCTACCTGGTCATCGCCGCCGTGGTGCTCTATCAGGTGGTGCAGATCCTGCGCGTCAACGTGCCGATCCTCAAGAAGGGCGTGCCGGAGGACGACAAGTACTCGTTCAACAGCGTGGCCGCGCTCAACAGCACCTACTTCGCCAACTTCGGTGCCGAGCTGGCCGTGGTCTCGATGCTGCCGATGTTCTTCGAGCAGACCTGGGGCCTGACCGCCGCCGCCGCCGGCCTGATCGCCTCCTCCTTCGCCTTCGTCAACCTGGTGGCGCGCCCCATGGGCGGCCTGGTCTCCGACCGCCTGGGCAACCGCCGCTTCGTGATGCTCAGCTACATGTTCGGCATCGGCATCGGCTTCGTGCTGATGGGCCTGCTCAACGCCAAGTGGCCGCTGGTCATCGCCATCGCCATCACCATCTTCACCTCCTTCTTCGTGCAGGGGGCGGAGGGCGCCACCTTCGGCATCATTCCCTCGATCAAGCGCCGCATCACCGGCCAGATCTCGGGCATGGCCGGCGCCTACGGCAACGTGGGGGCGGTGGTCTACCTGACCATCTTCACCTTCGTTACCCCGACCCAGTTCTTCTTCATCATCGCCACCGGCGCCTTCCTCAGCTGGCTGATCTGCCTGGTGTGGCTGAAGGAGCCGGAAGGGGCGTTCGACGAGGAGTACTACGTCTCCTCCGTCGACCGCATGATCGAAGAGCAGGAGCTGGCCGCGGCTCGGGCCAAGCCGCAACAGGGCTGA
- a CDS encoding cytochrome c oxidase subunit 3 family protein, giving the protein MTDASPARPLPNPGWGPLSALPGNPLMWVLILSEVVVFTAFFALYAWQRAGDVAGFNAAQQNLDPLMGGLNTLVLLTSGLCVALAVEAISAGGRRRARQWLAASMGLGVLFCVIKLVEYAGKFSAGITPETHLFFGYYYGLTAFHFAHVLFGLGLLALVSWRTSTENVETAAAFWHMVDLIWILLYPLVYLLR; this is encoded by the coding sequence ATGACTGACGCCAGCCCCGCCCGCCCCCTGCCCAACCCGGGCTGGGGGCCGCTCTCGGCGCTGCCCGGCAACCCGCTGATGTGGGTGCTGATCCTCAGCGAGGTGGTGGTCTTCACCGCCTTCTTCGCCCTCTATGCCTGGCAGCGCGCCGGCGACGTCGCCGGCTTCAACGCCGCCCAGCAGAATCTCGACCCGCTGATGGGCGGGCTCAATACCCTGGTGCTGCTCACCAGCGGGCTGTGCGTGGCGCTCGCCGTGGAGGCGATCAGCGCCGGCGGGCGCCGGCGGGCACGGCAGTGGCTGGCGGCGAGCATGGGGCTCGGGGTGCTGTTCTGCGTCATCAAGCTCGTCGAATACGCGGGCAAGTTCTCCGCCGGCATTACCCCCGAGACGCACCTGTTCTTCGGCTACTACTACGGCCTGACCGCCTTTCACTTCGCCCACGTGCTGTTCGGCCTGGGGCTGCTGGCGCTGGTGAGCTGGCGCACCTCGACCGAGAACGTCGAGACGGCGGCCGCCTTCTGGCACATGGTCGATCTGATCTGGATTCTGCTCTATCCGCTTGTCTATCTCTTACGCTGA
- a CDS encoding antiporter, with translation MAKTSADIGKLGAGRPKNADIEHWDVEDEQFWQQTGKRIASRNLWISIPSLLMGFAVWMMWGMITTQMQNLGFPFAVDQLFMLTAIAGLAGATLRIPASFMIRIAGGRNTVFLTTALLMIPAFGTGIALMNPDTPFWVFQALALLSGIGGGNFAASMSNISTFFPKKQQGYALGMNAGLGNFGVTTMQILIPLVMTVGLFGAIAGGAMELTSSSGTLIGRIEAGTPTWIQNAGFIWLVFLVPLAFLGWFGMNNLRTITPHPGTPMQAFGKILGLYGVGVVATIVGIVTLTWLGMWVALPVTILLTLGLMRLIPGEIKPNIQKQFAIFSNKHTWSMTVLYILTFGSFIGFSAALPLSINVIFGNMMEVAADGSVTRVANPAGPSALTWAWIGPFVGALIRPIGGWISDKVGGSIVTQVISVIMVVASAVTGYVMMLAYNSTDPNSYFAVFMLLFVILFAASGIGNGSTFRTIGVIFDAQQKGPVLGWTSAVAAYGAFIAPVVMGGQIRAGTPELAMYGFAIFYAVCLVINWWFYLRPGAEIKNP, from the coding sequence ATGGCTAAAACGAGTGCCGATATCGGCAAACTCGGCGCCGGCAGACCAAAGAATGCCGACATCGAGCATTGGGACGTCGAGGACGAGCAGTTCTGGCAACAGACGGGCAAGCGCATCGCCTCGCGCAACCTGTGGATCTCCATCCCCAGCCTGCTGATGGGTTTCGCGGTGTGGATGATGTGGGGCATGATCACCACCCAGATGCAGAACCTGGGCTTTCCCTTCGCCGTCGACCAGCTCTTCATGCTGACCGCCATCGCCGGCCTCGCCGGTGCCACGCTGCGCATTCCCGCCTCGTTCATGATCCGCATCGCCGGCGGGCGCAACACGGTGTTCCTGACCACCGCGCTGCTGATGATCCCGGCCTTCGGCACCGGGATCGCGCTGATGAATCCCGACACGCCGTTCTGGGTCTTCCAGGCGCTGGCGCTGCTCTCGGGCATCGGCGGCGGCAACTTCGCCGCCTCGATGAGCAACATCTCGACCTTCTTCCCCAAGAAGCAGCAGGGCTATGCGCTGGGCATGAACGCCGGGCTCGGCAACTTCGGCGTCACCACCATGCAGATCCTGATCCCGCTGGTGATGACCGTGGGCCTGTTCGGCGCCATCGCCGGCGGCGCCATGGAGCTCACGAGCTCCAGCGGCACGCTGATCGGCCGCATCGAGGCCGGCACACCGACCTGGATCCAGAATGCCGGCTTCATCTGGCTGGTGTTCCTGGTGCCGCTGGCCTTCCTCGGCTGGTTCGGCATGAACAACCTGCGCACCATCACGCCCCATCCGGGCACACCGATGCAGGCCTTCGGCAAGATCCTGGGGCTCTATGGCGTAGGTGTCGTCGCCACCATCGTGGGTATCGTCACGCTCACCTGGCTGGGCATGTGGGTCGCGCTGCCGGTCACCATCCTGCTGACCCTGGGCCTGATGCGCCTGATCCCCGGCGAGATCAAGCCCAACATCCAAAAGCAGTTCGCGATCTTCTCGAACAAGCACACCTGGTCGATGACGGTGCTCTACATCCTCACCTTCGGCTCGTTCATCGGCTTCTCCGCGGCCCTGCCGCTCTCGATCAACGTCATCTTCGGCAACATGATGGAAGTGGCCGCCGACGGCAGCGTCACCCGCGTGGCCAACCCCGCCGGCCCCAGCGCCTTGACCTGGGCCTGGATCGGCCCCTTCGTCGGCGCCCTGATCCGCCCTATCGGCGGCTGGATCTCCGACAAGGTGGGCGGCTCCATCGTCACCCAGGTGATCTCTGTGATCATGGTGGTGGCCTCGGCGGTGACCGGCTACGTGATGATGCTGGCCTACAACTCCACCGACCCCAACAGCTACTTCGCCGTGTTCATGCTGCTGTTCGTGATTCTGTTCGCCGCCAGCGGCATCGGCAACGGCTCCACCTTCCGCACCATCGGCGTGATCTTCGATGCCCAGCAGAAGGGCCCGGTACTGGGCTGGACCTCCGCCGTGGCCGCCTACGGCGCCTTCATCGCCCCGGTGGTGATGGGCGGTCAGATCCGCGCCGGCACCCCCGAGCTCGCCATGTACGGCTTCGCGATCTTCTACGCGGTGTGCCTGGTGATCAACTGGTGGTTCTACCTGCGCCCCGGCGCCGAGATCAAGAACCCGTGA
- a CDS encoding Hsp20/alpha crystallin family protein: protein MAKQKVRDITPTAGDAAAPSSARSQEMSPFRDLDRMFDRFLERGWGHPLRWDLPVFERLATGSRIPKVDVINRDAEVVIRAELPGMAREDLDVSVTDSTVTIKGESHKESKEESGEYYRCEISHGSVERTVALPCEVDAEKAEAKFNNGLLELTLPKVKEVPRRKLDIK, encoded by the coding sequence ATGGCCAAGCAAAAAGTCAGGGACATTACCCCAACCGCCGGTGATGCTGCTGCACCGTCGTCCGCGCGTTCTCAGGAAATGAGCCCGTTTCGTGACCTGGACCGCATGTTCGATCGTTTTCTCGAGCGAGGATGGGGGCACCCGCTGCGCTGGGATCTGCCGGTTTTCGAGCGGCTGGCCACCGGGTCCCGCATCCCCAAGGTCGACGTCATCAATCGGGATGCGGAGGTCGTGATACGTGCCGAACTTCCCGGTATGGCGCGTGAGGACCTGGATGTCTCGGTCACCGACAGCACCGTGACGATCAAGGGGGAGAGTCACAAGGAGTCCAAGGAGGAGAGCGGCGAGTACTATCGCTGTGAAATCTCCCATGGCAGCGTAGAGCGTACGGTTGCCCTGCCTTGCGAAGTCGACGCTGAAAAAGCCGAGGCCAAATTCAACAACGGCCTGCTGGAGCTGACGCTGCCGAAGGTCAAGGAGGTTCCTCGGCGCAAGCTCGATATCAAGTAG